One window of the Helicobacter canis genome contains the following:
- a CDS encoding bifunctional (p)ppGpp synthetase/guanosine-3',5'-bis(diphosphate) 3'-pyrophosphohydrolase has protein sequence MEIFTQVQELKTFSQAKALLSSLCEITQGIQSAIVCAQKSHEGQFRQTGEPYIVHPLCVACLVAFYGGDEAMVCAALLHDVVEDTDIDLDSVRVDFGESVAQLVDGLTKIDEIQAEELDDKIANQRLAVAALTFRKMLIAAVNDPRVLVIKICDRLHNMLTLGALSVEKQQRKAKETLVVYAPIAHRLGISSIKNELEDKSFLYIFPQEYAKIQDFLKNNNQPLFLQLNEFENKIQQLLLQHGFDQGQFVLESRIKRPYSIYLKMQRKGVGIDEILDLLAVRILVKTTIDCYKILGLVHLAFKPIISRFKDYIALPKENAYQTIHTTIFDKSRVFEVQIRTFDMHKNAEFGVAAHWKYKSDGVIAPSLEWLQNLQYQNNDIEEFYELAKNDLYREDIVVFSPSGDTFSLPAGAVVLDFAYLIHSELGDQAKSAYINNQQVSLLQTLKSGDIVKIVSDPSEMPKYTWIDMVKTSKAKNHLKTQAQNRLKEIEKKAGVNILATIFSKDPAVFARYLSMRNLDSNLARCVYDEEYLQEQYTAITQSFGNWFAKMRFNVLAPKRIQLENFIFVSNRTINGVAFDYCCRPKYGDAMMAVLSNQKAIIHHKLCDKLGQAISNGEPMVFAKWVQVSKKAYKVIVSLEDRAGALVAFLSVLAKEHCNVIGISYCGYDRQAPSLYCEIVFDVADKSHKRIKELLSSKFAIIDFANFNDAYQN, from the coding sequence TTGGAAATTTTCACACAAGTCCAAGAGCTAAAGACTTTTTCCCAAGCAAAGGCACTGCTCTCTAGTCTGTGTGAGATCACACAGGGTATCCAAAGCGCGATTGTCTGTGCGCAAAAGAGCCACGAAGGGCAGTTTCGCCAAACAGGCGAGCCTTATATTGTGCATCCGCTGTGTGTGGCGTGCTTGGTGGCATTCTATGGTGGCGATGAGGCGATGGTATGCGCCGCGCTTTTGCACGATGTGGTAGAAGATACGGATATTGATCTTGATAGCGTGAGAGTGGATTTTGGTGAGTCTGTCGCCCAGCTTGTAGATGGGCTTACCAAAATCGATGAAATCCAAGCCGAAGAGCTTGATGATAAGATCGCAAATCAACGCCTAGCCGTAGCGGCACTTACTTTTAGAAAAATGCTTATTGCCGCAGTCAATGACCCACGCGTGCTTGTGATAAAAATCTGTGATCGCTTGCATAATATGCTAACACTTGGGGCATTGAGCGTGGAAAAGCAGCAGCGCAAGGCAAAGGAAACGCTTGTCGTCTATGCGCCAATCGCCCACCGCTTAGGGATCTCTAGTATTAAAAATGAGCTAGAAGATAAAAGCTTTTTATATATCTTTCCCCAAGAGTATGCCAAAATCCAAGATTTTTTGAAAAACAACAATCAGCCCTTGTTTTTGCAGCTCAATGAGTTTGAAAACAAAATCCAGCAGCTACTTTTGCAGCACGGCTTTGACCAAGGGCAGTTTGTGCTAGAGAGCAGGATCAAGCGACCATATTCTATCTATCTAAAAATGCAGCGCAAGGGCGTTGGGATCGATGAGATTCTGGACTTGCTAGCAGTTAGGATTCTCGTAAAGACTACGATTGATTGCTATAAGATTCTAGGGCTGGTGCATTTGGCGTTTAAGCCTATCATCTCGCGCTTTAAGGACTATATCGCCCTACCTAAAGAAAATGCCTACCAAACGATCCATACGACTATCTTTGATAAATCGCGTGTCTTTGAGGTGCAAATCCGCACCTTTGATATGCATAAAAACGCAGAATTTGGTGTAGCAGCGCACTGGAAATATAAAAGCGATGGTGTGATCGCCCCAAGCCTTGAGTGGCTACAAAATCTCCAATACCAAAACAACGATATTGAAGAGTTTTACGAGCTTGCCAAAAATGACTTATATCGAGAAGATATTGTTGTCTTCTCCCCTAGCGGCGATACCTTTAGCCTCCCGGCTGGAGCGGTGGTGCTGGATTTTGCCTATCTAATCCATAGTGAGCTTGGCGATCAGGCTAAGAGTGCGTATATCAACAATCAGCAAGTATCACTGCTACAAACGCTAAAATCTGGTGATATTGTCAAAATCGTTAGCGATCCTAGTGAAATGCCCAAATACACTTGGATCGATATGGTCAAAACCTCTAAAGCCAAAAACCACCTAAAAACCCAAGCGCAAAACCGCCTAAAAGAGATAGAGAAAAAGGCTGGGGTGAATATTTTAGCCACGATTTTTAGCAAAGATCCTGCTGTGTTTGCACGCTATTTGTCTATGCGCAATTTGGATTCTAATCTTGCAAGATGTGTGTATGATGAAGAGTATTTGCAGGAGCAATACACTGCGATCACGCAGAGCTTTGGGAATTGGTTTGCAAAAATGCGCTTCAATGTCCTAGCTCCAAAGCGTATCCAGCTAGAAAACTTTATCTTTGTGAGCAATCGCACGATCAATGGCGTGGCGTTTGACTACTGCTGTCGCCCAAAATATGGCGATGCGATGATGGCAGTGCTTAGTAATCAAAAGGCTATTATCCACCACAAGCTTTGTGATAAGCTAGGGCAGGCAATCAGCAATGGCGAGCCGATGGTCTTTGCTAAATGGGTGCAGGTGAGTAAAAAGGCATATAAAGTCATCGTATCTTTGGAGGATAGGGCAGGTGCATTGGTGGCGTTTTTATCCGTGCTGGCAAAAGAGCATTGCAATGTGATAGGGATCAGTTATTGTGGCTATGATAGGCAGGCTCCATCGCTTTATTGTGAGATTGTCTTTGATGTGGCAGATAAGAGCCATAAACGCATAAAAGAGCTATTATCAAGCAAGTTTGCTATTATAGATTTTGCGAATTTTAACGATGCGTATCAAAATTGA
- a CDS encoding UDP-glucose/GDP-mannose dehydrogenase family protein — MRVSIVGSGYVGLVAGACFAQMGNDVICLDIDKDKIAKLQKGVVPIYEPGLGEMIVENQAKGTLIFTDSKQEAFAQAEVIFIAVGTPMGDDGSADLRFVRLVAQDIGEHINDYAVIVDKSTVPVGTAREVKKIIAKALGSRGKAIAFDVVSNPEFLKEGVAIKDFMSPDRVVIGSDSPRALEIMRSLYAPFLVKSDRLIAMGIESAEMTKYAANAMLATKISFINEMSQICERVGANINDVRQGIGSDSRIGYSFIYPGCGYGGSCFPKDVRALEKTALDSGYTPKILQAIDQVNHAQKRLLVQKICARFGQDLAGKIVAVWGLAFKPETDDMREASAIVLIQELVSKGARIQAYDPKATEQARFYLQEHLDSITFATSKYDALKNADMLVLVTEWREFRSPDFDEMKKLLKCPIIFDGRNIYHTLNLHAKGFEYHQIGVRDVSGASVAQD; from the coding sequence ATGAGAGTTAGTATTGTTGGTAGTGGGTATGTGGGCTTAGTGGCTGGGGCGTGCTTCGCGCAGATGGGCAATGATGTGATCTGCCTTGATATTGATAAAGACAAGATTGCAAAGCTACAAAAAGGCGTTGTGCCAATTTATGAGCCGGGCTTAGGTGAGATGATTGTAGAAAATCAAGCCAAAGGCACTTTAATCTTCACAGATTCTAAGCAAGAGGCTTTTGCACAAGCAGAGGTGATATTTATCGCTGTTGGCACGCCTATGGGTGATGATGGGAGTGCGGATTTACGCTTCGTGCGTTTAGTGGCGCAAGATATTGGCGAGCATATCAATGACTATGCGGTGATCGTGGATAAATCCACCGTGCCTGTGGGGACTGCTAGAGAGGTGAAAAAGATCATTGCCAAAGCTCTAGGATCTAGGGGAAAAGCCATAGCCTTTGATGTCGTGAGCAATCCAGAGTTTTTAAAAGAGGGTGTGGCGATCAAGGATTTTATGAGTCCGGATCGTGTGGTGATAGGGAGTGATTCACCTAGGGCATTAGAGATTATGCGCTCTTTATACGCGCCATTTTTGGTCAAATCTGATCGGCTTATCGCTATGGGGATAGAATCTGCTGAGATGACAAAATACGCAGCAAATGCAATGCTTGCGACAAAGATTAGCTTCATCAATGAGATGAGTCAAATCTGTGAGCGCGTGGGGGCAAATATCAATGATGTGCGCCAAGGCATAGGTAGCGACTCACGCATAGGTTATAGCTTCATTTACCCGGGCTGTGGCTATGGCGGGAGCTGCTTCCCAAAAGATGTAAGGGCTTTGGAGAAAACTGCCCTAGATAGTGGCTACACGCCTAAAATCCTTCAAGCAATCGATCAAGTAAATCACGCGCAAAAACGCTTGCTTGTGCAAAAGATTTGCGCAAGATTTGGGCAAGATCTAGCAGGCAAGATTGTCGCTGTGTGGGGGCTTGCCTTTAAGCCAGAGACAGATGATATGCGAGAAGCAAGTGCGATTGTGCTGATACAAGAGCTAGTGAGCAAAGGAGCTAGGATCCAGGCTTATGACCCCAAAGCCACCGAGCAAGCACGCTTCTATCTGCAAGAACATCTGGATTCTATCACTTTTGCTACAAGTAAATATGACGCGCTAAAAAATGCCGATATGCTCGTGCTTGTTACAGAGTGGCGCGAGTTTAGAAGCCCGGATTTTGATGAGATGAAAAAGCTCTTAAAATGTCCCATAATCTTTGATGGGCGCAATATCTATCACACACTCAATCTACACGCCAAGGGCTTTGAATACCACCAAATTGGCGTAAGAGATGTAAGCGGTGCCAGCGTAGCACAAGACTAG
- a CDS encoding cysteine ABC transporter substrate-binding protein — protein sequence MNAITRVMYGLGFVWAMALLGGCGDGQSSANALESIKQKGSVTIGVFGDKPPFGYVDEKGQNAGFDVYIAKQIAKDLLGSEDKVRFVLVEAANRIEFLKSNKVDIMMANFTQTQERAQQVDFARPYMKVALGVVSKDGVITDVSQLKDKTLIVNKGTTADFYFSKNHPEIKLLKFEQNTETFAALQDGRGDALAHDNTLLFAWAKDNPSFAVGIKELGETDVIAPAVKKGNTELLEWLNEEMAQLQKDKFLLQAYQETLAPIYGDLIEARDVTFE from the coding sequence ATGAATGCTATAACTCGAGTAATGTATGGACTAGGATTTGTGTGGGCTATGGCTTTGCTAGGTGGCTGTGGCGATGGTCAATCAAGTGCAAATGCCCTAGAATCTATCAAGCAAAAAGGCAGTGTTACTATTGGTGTCTTTGGTGATAAGCCGCCCTTTGGCTATGTTGATGAAAAGGGGCAAAACGCTGGCTTTGATGTCTATATCGCCAAGCAAATTGCCAAAGATCTGCTTGGCAGTGAGGATAAAGTGCGCTTCGTGCTTGTAGAAGCGGCAAATCGCATTGAGTTTTTAAAGTCTAATAAAGTGGATATTATGATGGCAAATTTCACGCAAACGCAAGAGAGAGCGCAGCAAGTGGATTTCGCACGCCCATATATGAAAGTAGCACTAGGAGTGGTGAGCAAAGATGGCGTGATCACTGATGTATCCCAGCTCAAAGACAAAACACTCATTGTCAATAAAGGCACAACAGCAGATTTTTACTTCAGCAAAAACCACCCAGAAATCAAGCTGCTAAAGTTTGAGCAAAATACCGAGACTTTCGCGGCATTGCAAGATGGCAGAGGTGATGCCTTGGCACACGATAATACTTTGCTTTTTGCGTGGGCGAAGGATAATCCAAGCTTTGCCGTTGGGATTAAAGAGCTTGGGGAGACTGATGTCATAGCTCCAGCGGTCAAAAAGGGCAATACCGAGCTGCTAGAGTGGCTTAATGAAGAAATGGCGCAATTACAAAAAGATAAATTCCTGCTCCAAGCCTATCAAGAGACACTTGCGCCAATCTATGGAGATCTTATAGAAGCGCGTGATGTAACATTTGAGTAA
- a CDS encoding DNA-directed RNA polymerase subunit omega — MRTEQIAAKALERVNNDRYVLANMIFKRVKQLNNGAPNLVGANIKLEKLADVAMREIAEGKLVLERIDNLD; from the coding sequence ATGAGGACAGAACAAATCGCAGCAAAAGCTTTGGAGCGAGTCAATAATGATCGCTATGTGCTTGCAAATATGATTTTTAAGCGTGTGAAGCAGCTTAATAATGGCGCACCAAATCTCGTTGGAGCAAATATCAAGCTTGAAAAGCTGGCAGATGTCGCTATGCGTGAAATCGCTGAAGGGAAGCTTGTTTTAGAGCGGATTGATAATTTAGACTAG
- a CDS encoding ribonuclease HII, translating into MALICGIDEAGRGCVAGSLFVAGFVCDDNEDLFALGIKDSKKLSRSKRFALESTLRDNFATHIVQKSAAQIDTQGLSALLRDALQEIMEHFAPLCDRFIFDGNTSFNAKPPNGARLETLVQGDMLVAAISCASIIAKCAKDRESLELDKRFPQYGLAKHCGYGTKAHYEALRHYGLSPIHRASFLTRLGFVR; encoded by the coding sequence ATGGCACTAATTTGTGGGATTGATGAAGCAGGGAGAGGCTGTGTGGCTGGGTCGCTGTTTGTCGCGGGCTTTGTGTGTGATGACAATGAAGATCTCTTTGCCCTTGGCATAAAAGATAGTAAAAAGCTCTCGCGCTCCAAACGCTTTGCCCTAGAATCCACTTTGCGCGATAATTTTGCCACGCATATTGTGCAAAAATCCGCCGCGCAAATTGATACACAAGGCTTAAGTGCGTTGCTAAGAGATGCGCTACAAGAGATTATGGAGCATTTTGCCCCGCTGTGTGATCGCTTCATTTTTGATGGCAACACAAGCTTTAACGCCAAGCCCCCTAATGGCGCGCGACTAGAGACGCTAGTCCAAGGCGATATGCTTGTAGCAGCTATTTCTTGCGCATCGATTATCGCTAAATGCGCCAAAGATAGAGAAAGCCTAGAGCTAGATAAGCGATTCCCACAATATGGGCTAGCAAAGCACTGCGGCTATGGGACAAAGGCGCATTATGAAGCACTGCGCCACTATGGACTAAGCCCGATCCACCGCGCCAGCTTCCTTACGCGTCTTGGATTTGTGCGATGA
- a CDS encoding thiamine pyrophosphate-dependent enzyme: MVREVKNLKQFSKAAEKFEGSHILCPGCAHGIIIREVLNAVEGPIVIGNSTGCLEVSTAVYPHTSWDVPWIHIGFENGSTAAAGAETMYRALAKKGRYKGEKPKFVAFGGDGSTYDIGFQFISGCFERGHDMTYICLDNEVYANTGGQRSSSTPIGSSTSTTPAGSASYGKKERKKDMLFVMAAHGSPYVAQVAPNKWKDMNKKIKQAIDTEGPTFINAMSACTTEWRFESNKTIDVSDLAVDSLAFPLFEIINGKEVHITYRPKNIIPVRDYLGAQGRFKHLFKPENAHIIEKFQKEVDERWEHLQRMEEANKIVVG, from the coding sequence ATGGTAAGAGAAGTAAAAAACTTAAAGCAATTTTCTAAAGCGGCAGAGAAGTTTGAAGGCTCGCATATTTTATGTCCGGGCTGTGCGCACGGGATCATCATTAGAGAGGTGCTAAATGCCGTAGAAGGTCCCATTGTCATAGGCAATTCTACGGGCTGTCTTGAGGTCTCTACGGCGGTGTATCCACATACTTCTTGGGATGTGCCTTGGATACATATTGGCTTTGAAAATGGCTCGACTGCGGCAGCTGGAGCAGAGACGATGTATCGCGCATTGGCAAAAAAGGGGCGATACAAAGGCGAGAAGCCGAAGTTTGTCGCCTTTGGCGGTGATGGCAGCACTTATGATATTGGATTCCAGTTTATTAGCGGCTGCTTTGAGAGAGGGCACGATATGACTTATATCTGCCTTGATAATGAAGTCTATGCCAACACCGGCGGGCAGCGATCAAGCTCCACGCCCATTGGCTCTAGCACTTCGACCACGCCTGCTGGGAGTGCAAGCTATGGCAAAAAGGAGCGCAAGAAGGATATGCTTTTTGTGATGGCAGCACACGGCAGCCCCTATGTCGCCCAAGTAGCCCCAAACAAATGGAAAGATATGAACAAAAAAATCAAGCAAGCAATCGACACAGAAGGACCGACTTTCATCAATGCGATGAGTGCTTGCACGACAGAGTGGCGGTTTGAGTCTAATAAGACAATTGATGTCTCCGATCTTGCGGTGGATTCTCTAGCGTTCCCACTTTTTGAGATCATCAATGGTAAAGAGGTGCATATCACCTATCGCCCTAAAAACATTATCCCTGTGAGAGATTATCTAGGCGCACAAGGGCGATTTAAGCATCTCTTCAAGCCAGAAAATGCGCATATCATCGAAAAATTCCAAAAAGAAGTCGATGAGCGATGGGAGCATTTGCAAAGAATGGAAGAAGCAAATAAAATTGTTGTAGGATAA
- a CDS encoding hydrogenase small subunit translates to MEATSTQNITTIKPLLSLEDKLLARLESLRQSKVKSATLSDETSRAWIAKNLALIGVPSKLLDCCVEILEYMGDMRLVWLHLQECTGCSESLLRTEEPGFDTLIFDIFKLHYHDLILAASGHNSQKVLESISQTPYILLVEGSVSMGAQEQYITLAGKSGYEEAAHLIAHAQAVLAVGTCSSYGGIQSAHPNPTNSFALYEVFPQEIMHIPGCPPSDKNIIGNLLYVYLLGELPPLDELKRPLWAYAKSVHDLCERRGAFLAGDFVQSFDDPSMAQGYCLYKVGCKGPYSFNNCPKVKFNAKTSWPVQAGHGCIGCSEPNFWDNFGLIEKPISNESIKGFVPKFPPRLEPRITEVAYRDESALLEEVRINGGVLLDLDSSVVSYAVQKVDSSVSLESTESLEPVLMRYELAAMEANPALMLSTLESKGKQGSRLAQNYKTYLESSFARVRTLPTTSHSTNDLLAWLGGCYGLLEGLESLEDLAQAGAELLAKAEQFAYPHISPLGFKCKESSEMITLDSSKALNNMLAYRIGGLDSYGVCFSIASDLGSAFADLLLKWQIQGSIYVCGKMTTSKPFMRALAKPLHTKHTIIIAQIQDA, encoded by the coding sequence ATGGAAGCCACAAGCACGCAAAATATAACGACTATCAAGCCACTATTAAGCCTTGAAGACAAGCTTCTAGCACGCCTAGAATCACTGCGCCAAAGCAAGGTAAAAAGTGCCACTCTAAGCGATGAGACTTCGCGTGCGTGGATTGCTAAAAATCTCGCACTCATTGGCGTGCCTAGCAAGCTGCTTGATTGCTGTGTGGAGATTTTGGAGTATATGGGCGATATGCGGCTTGTGTGGTTGCATTTGCAAGAATGCACCGGGTGTAGTGAGAGCTTGCTGCGCACAGAAGAGCCCGGGTTTGATACGCTTATCTTTGATATATTTAAGCTGCATTATCACGACTTGATTCTAGCTGCAAGTGGGCATAACTCGCAAAAAGTCCTAGAATCCATTTCGCAAACGCCTTATATCTTGCTTGTAGAAGGCAGTGTGAGTATGGGCGCACAAGAGCAATATATCACCCTTGCTGGCAAAAGTGGCTATGAAGAAGCCGCACATCTAATCGCCCACGCCCAAGCAGTCCTTGCGGTGGGGACTTGCTCAAGCTATGGCGGGATACAGAGTGCCCACCCTAATCCTACCAACAGCTTTGCTCTTTATGAGGTGTTCCCGCAAGAGATTATGCATATACCCGGCTGTCCCCCAAGTGATAAAAACATCATTGGGAATTTGCTCTATGTATATTTGCTAGGTGAGCTGCCGCCGCTTGATGAGCTAAAGCGACCATTATGGGCGTATGCTAAAAGTGTGCATGATCTATGCGAGCGCAGGGGGGCGTTTCTTGCTGGGGATTTTGTGCAGAGCTTTGATGATCCATCTATGGCACAGGGCTATTGCTTGTATAAAGTAGGCTGCAAGGGTCCCTACTCGTTTAATAACTGCCCAAAGGTGAAATTCAACGCCAAGACAAGCTGGCCCGTGCAAGCAGGACACGGCTGCATAGGCTGCAGTGAGCCAAACTTCTGGGATAATTTTGGGCTAATTGAAAAGCCCATAAGCAATGAGAGTATTAAGGGCTTTGTGCCAAAATTTCCGCCACGCTTAGAGCCTCGTATCACAGAAGTAGCCTATCGCGATGAGAGTGCGCTACTTGAAGAAGTGCGGATAAATGGTGGCGTGCTGCTTGATTTGGATTCTAGTGTGGTGTCTTATGCTGTGCAAAAAGTGGATTCTAGTGTAAGCCTAGAATCCACAGAGTCGCTAGAGCCTGTGCTGATGCGCTATGAGCTAGCCGCTATGGAGGCAAACCCAGCCTTAATGCTCTCCACCCTAGAGTCTAAGGGCAAGCAAGGATCGCGCTTAGCGCAAAACTACAAAACCTATCTAGAATCTAGCTTTGCGCGTGTGCGCACTCTACCTACTACAAGCCATAGCACTAATGATTTACTCGCGTGGCTTGGGGGGTGCTATGGGCTATTAGAGGGGTTAGAGTCTTTAGAAGATCTAGCGCAAGCTGGGGCAGAGCTTTTGGCTAAGGCAGAGCAGTTTGCCTACCCGCACATAAGTCCGCTTGGATTTAAATGCAAAGAATCTAGCGAGATGATCACACTAGATTCTAGCAAGGCTTTAAACAATATGCTTGCCTATCGCATAGGTGGGCTAGATAGCTATGGTGTGTGCTTTAGCATAGCAAGCGATCTAGGCAGTGCGTTTGCGGATTTGCTACTAAAGTGGCAGATACAAGGGAGCATATATGTGTGCGGGAAAATGACTACTTCTAAGCCCTTTATGCGCGCATTAGCAAAGCCACTGCACACAAAGCATACGATCATCATCGCACAAATCCAAGACGCGTAA
- a CDS encoding CCA tRNA nucleotidyltransferase gives MRIATPPIAIPANVLDIIDTLHTHSFQAFVIGGCVRDSLLGLTPKDWDIATNATPQQMQAIFAKTHTIITLGERFGTIILLPHSTTKPLAQPTTKPAHTSPTPNPPTIEITTFRLESTYSDNRRPHSVIYTDNLLQDLMRRDFTCNALAYNPHLRHKHSSNEQKVDSSAYALYHRYLPYIRDGICDYTNGLDDLATRTLRAVGDANARFSEDALRILRALRFQATLDFALESSTRAALLANAKKLAAISAERKQEEWSKILYAPHIAKALIGYGAVWAEVFVEFSKPLVTLDLRPSERMIAALATLEALNSSRDSALFGGDSALRDKAGSLWLAASIDAQVLSPCSPLHNPTFSSQNLESQSGFTKQVQNLESTFQQSYHSPTAKQAIAVQGEAAAGFFRTPRILEEDERASCEKTTDIQSVASLEKVDSRGNALLSSLRENPQGFSWQSIQTKTQNLESIFESPTANQKQPQSKKVDSREKVDCCTTAAAARNDRKIAASEKVDSGLALRLSLWFYALDSSLEQATSCLKALRYKSRIIKLTELLLSHANLPSSQSLESTRILAKTLGLESLALIATFLATLHGKPYAAPLYTHIATIQAQNLCYNRTSLAINGKDLATIAACLGIALHGREIGRLLDTLLDEVICSHLPNTKHALFARAKELIQA, from the coding sequence ATGCGCATCGCTACACCCCCTATCGCAATCCCTGCAAATGTGCTAGACATCATCGATACTCTGCACACACATAGCTTCCAAGCCTTTGTCATAGGCGGCTGCGTGCGCGATAGCCTGCTAGGTCTCACGCCTAAAGATTGGGACATCGCCACCAATGCCACGCCACAGCAAATGCAAGCAATCTTTGCTAAAACGCACACGATCATCACACTAGGCGAGCGATTTGGGACGATCATACTCCTGCCCCATAGCACCACAAAGCCCCTTGCACAGCCTACCACAAAGCCCGCCCACACAAGCCCCACGCCAAATCCCCCCACCATAGAGATCACGACCTTTCGCCTAGAATCCACTTATAGCGACAATCGCCGCCCACACAGCGTTATCTATACAGATAATTTGCTACAAGATCTTATGCGCCGCGATTTTACCTGCAATGCCCTAGCCTATAATCCCCATTTGCGCCACAAGCACAGCTCCAATGAGCAAAAAGTGGATTCTAGTGCTTACGCGCTCTATCATCGCTATTTGCCCTATATCCGCGATGGGATTTGTGATTATACAAATGGGCTAGATGATCTTGCCACGCGCACATTAAGGGCAGTAGGCGATGCGAATGCACGATTTAGTGAAGATGCGCTGCGGATATTGCGGGCGTTGCGCTTCCAAGCCACGCTAGATTTTGCCCTAGAATCTAGCACACGCGCCGCCTTGCTTGCTAATGCCAAAAAGCTTGCCGCCATAAGCGCGGAGCGGAAGCAAGAAGAGTGGAGCAAGATCTTATATGCCCCGCACATCGCCAAAGCCCTTATCGGCTATGGCGCGGTGTGGGCAGAAGTGTTTGTGGAGTTTTCTAAGCCTTTAGTCACGCTGGATTTACGCCCAAGTGAGCGGATGATCGCCGCTCTTGCTACGCTAGAAGCTTTAAACAGCAGCAGGGATTCGGCTTTGTTTGGTGGGGATTCGGCTTTGCGCGATAAAGCAGGGAGTTTGTGGCTCGCTGCGTCGATAGACGCTCAAGTCTTATCTCCTTGCTCGCCACTGCACAACCCTACTTTCTCATCGCAAAACCTAGAATCCCAAAGCGGCTTTACAAAACAAGTGCAGAACCTAGAATCCACTTTTCAGCAAAGCTACCACAGCCCCACCGCAAAACAAGCGATAGCGGTGCAAGGCGAAGCCGCAGCAGGTTTCTTTAGAACTCCTAGAATCCTTGAAGAAGACGAGCGTGCCTCGTGTGAAAAAACTACCGACATTCAAAGCGTAGCTTCTTTAGAAAAAGTGGATTCTAGGGGCAACGCCCTTTTATCGTCATTGCGAGAAAATCCGCAAGGATTTTCGTGGCAATCCATACAAACAAAGACACAAAACCTAGAATCCATTTTTGAAAGCCCCACCGCAAATCAAAAGCAGCCGCAAAGTAAAAAAGTGGATTCTAGGGAAAAAGTGGATTGCTGCACCACTGCCGCAGCAGCTCGCAATGACAGAAAAATAGCCGCTAGTGAAAAAGTGGATTCTGGTCTTGCTCTGCGTTTAAGCCTGTGGTTTTACGCGCTAGATTCTAGCCTAGAGCAAGCCACAAGCTGCCTAAAAGCCCTGCGCTATAAATCACGCATTATTAAGCTCACCGAGCTGCTCCTATCCCACGCCAATCTCCCTAGCTCCCAAAGCCTAGAATCCACTAGAATCCTAGCTAAAACACTCGGGCTAGAGTCTCTTGCGCTCATTGCTACATTTCTAGCCACACTGCACGGCAAGCCCTATGCCGCGCCCCTATACACGCATATTGCAACAATCCAAGCACAAAATCTCTGCTACAATCGCACCTCCCTTGCGATAAATGGCAAGGACTTAGCCACAATCGCAGCGTGCTTAGGTATCGCGCTACACGGCAGAGAGATCGGCAGGCTTTTAGACACACTGCTAGATGAAGTGATTTGCTCTCATCTGCCAAACACCAAGCACGCGCTCTTTGCCCGTGCAAAAGAGCTAATCCAAGCATAA